The Nitrospirales bacterium genome includes a window with the following:
- a CDS encoding CBS domain-containing protein, whose translation MTIDSTTQKTLRESRFGQITADKLMETAVRSETSEATAELIASMLMEGFGSVPIIDHDDRLLGIVSEFDLLNTIASGKTLAQVKAGEIMTSNPISVTTDTDVFTVIEVLQNNHLIRVPVVNSSGKLVGILARRDVLRGYLQANASW comes from the coding sequence ATGACTATCGACAGCACAACACAAAAAACGTTAAGGGAGAGCCGGTTCGGACAAATCACCGCTGATAAATTAATGGAAACCGCGGTTCGATCAGAGACGAGTGAAGCCACCGCGGAGTTGATCGCCTCGATGTTAATGGAAGGCTTTGGCTCAGTTCCGATCATCGATCATGATGATCGTCTACTGGGGATCGTCTCCGAGTTTGATCTGCTGAACACCATTGCCAGTGGAAAAACCCTTGCTCAGGTCAAAGCCGGAGAAATCATGACCAGCAATCCCATCTCGGTTACCACCGATACCGACGTCTTCACGGTGATTGAAGTCCTGCAGAACAATCATCTTATCCGGGTGCCAGTCGTCAATTCTTCAGGAAAACTCGTGGGAATTTTAGCACGCCGCGATGTTCTGCGAGGTTATTTACAGGCAAATGCTTCATGGTAG
- the sthA gene encoding Si-specific NAD(P)(+) transhydrogenase yields the protein MSLSSKNSFDYDLVCIGSGPAGQRAAVQAAKLGKKVAIVEKRPLVGGTCLDKGTIPSKTFREAVLTLSHREDSHHPHTTSATIRPTASNLLSRVNDIIQFEGEVVENQLFRNNVKMLKGDAFFSDPHTLRITAEGDSESVTAENILIAVGTIPAPTPNVPVDGTTVVNSDGVLNLEQLPKTLAVVGAGVIGIEYASMFAELGLEVIVVDGRDRPLEFLDEEIVDELIHQMRNKNVLFRLNETVSHLEISSHPHRRAILQLESGKRLVSDTVLYAIGRRGATDSLNLKAAGLETDNRGRLNVNEQFQTAVPHIFAAGDVIGYPSLAATSSEQGRLAACYAFKVPTHPMVDHFPIGIYSIPEISMVGKTEKALTEAKIPYESGIARYREIARGAIMGDQTGLFKMLFHRDDHRLLGVHAIGTGATELIHVGQAVLGMGGGLDYFMKTVFNYPTLAECYKVAALDAYNKLQE from the coding sequence ATGAGTCTATCTTCAAAAAACAGCTTTGACTATGACCTCGTTTGTATTGGTAGCGGGCCGGCAGGACAACGGGCAGCGGTCCAGGCAGCCAAACTCGGCAAAAAGGTCGCGATCGTCGAAAAACGGCCGCTTGTTGGAGGAACTTGCCTGGATAAAGGAACGATTCCGAGTAAAACGTTCCGTGAAGCAGTCTTGACGCTCTCTCACCGGGAAGATTCCCACCACCCACACACAACATCCGCCACCATTCGACCGACTGCGAGTAATTTACTATCACGTGTGAATGATATCATCCAATTTGAAGGTGAAGTGGTCGAAAACCAATTATTCCGAAATAATGTGAAGATGCTGAAAGGCGATGCCTTCTTTAGCGATCCACACACACTCCGGATCACCGCAGAAGGAGACTCTGAGTCTGTTACCGCAGAGAATATCCTCATTGCCGTAGGCACCATACCCGCTCCGACACCCAATGTCCCCGTGGACGGGACAACGGTAGTCAATAGCGACGGAGTGCTAAACCTCGAGCAACTGCCGAAAACACTAGCTGTGGTCGGGGCCGGAGTGATCGGAATTGAATATGCCTCGATGTTCGCGGAATTGGGCCTTGAAGTAATCGTCGTGGATGGCCGGGATCGCCCGCTCGAATTCCTCGATGAAGAGATTGTTGACGAACTGATCCATCAGATGCGGAACAAAAATGTCCTGTTTCGATTGAATGAAACCGTGAGTCACCTCGAGATATCTTCTCATCCCCATAGACGGGCTATCTTACAGCTAGAGTCAGGCAAACGCTTGGTTTCAGATACCGTCTTGTATGCGATCGGGCGCAGAGGCGCGACGGATTCCCTCAATTTGAAAGCCGCAGGCCTGGAGACCGACAATCGGGGACGATTGAACGTCAATGAGCAATTCCAAACCGCCGTTCCGCATATCTTCGCCGCAGGCGATGTCATTGGGTACCCCAGTCTGGCCGCGACCTCATCCGAGCAGGGCCGGCTTGCAGCCTGTTACGCATTTAAGGTTCCGACTCATCCTATGGTCGACCATTTTCCGATTGGTATTTACTCTATCCCGGAAATCTCCATGGTCGGCAAAACAGAGAAGGCCCTGACAGAAGCCAAAATACCCTACGAGTCCGGGATTGCTCGATACCGAGAAATCGCCCGCGGTGCGATCATGGGTGATCAGACTGGCTTGTTCAAAATGTTATTTCATCGCGATGATCATCGGTTGCTGGGCGTACATGCGATTGGCACGGGAGCCACTGAATTGATCCACGTAGGGCAGGCTGTCCTGGGTATGGGGGGAGGATTGGACTATTTTATGAAAACGGTCTTTAATTATCCGACCCTGGCCGAATGCTATAAAGTCGCGGCACTCGATGCGTATAATAAGTTACAGGAATGA
- a CDS encoding Hsp20/alpha crystallin family protein: MLIRKFERWPFEDFWDGVFALNRIRRDLDSLLQSRETDNGMHSSAGVFPLMNVSEDHENYYVRSEIPGMTLDKLDVSVTGRSLTVGGERKIPSEENTVRYHRREREAGKFRRQLNLPTDVEGERVQAKYRHGILMVVLPKAESAKPRKISISG, from the coding sequence ATGCTTATTCGTAAATTTGAACGGTGGCCGTTTGAAGATTTCTGGGACGGGGTTTTTGCGCTCAATCGTATTCGACGTGATTTAGATAGTCTGCTTCAAAGCCGGGAAACCGATAATGGCATGCACTCGTCAGCTGGAGTTTTCCCTCTCATGAACGTATCGGAGGACCATGAAAACTACTACGTTCGGTCGGAGATTCCGGGAATGACGCTGGATAAACTGGACGTGTCCGTGACTGGCCGAAGCCTGACCGTTGGAGGGGAGCGGAAAATCCCTTCCGAAGAAAACACCGTGCGTTACCATCGACGAGAGCGCGAAGCGGGAAAGTTTCGTAGGCAATTGAATCTTCCCACTGATGTTGAAGGAGAACGGGTCCAGGCGAAATACCGTCATGGCATCCTCATGGTCGTCCTGCCAAAAGCTGAAAGCGCCAAGCCTAGGAAAATTTCCATCAGTGGCTGA
- a CDS encoding Hsp20/alpha crystallin family protein, whose translation MDTETQDIQAREKQEVKSTTEQTSTGKVYTPSVDIFEDDQALIIVADMPGVQTDDVNIDLRDDVLTLTGIPSVSVSEQERYLIQEFETGKYFRQFTLSEVIDQTNIQAKLNNGVLRVTLPKVGPAKPHKVKITEG comes from the coding sequence ATGGATACAGAAACTCAGGACATTCAGGCCCGTGAGAAACAAGAAGTCAAATCGACGACCGAACAGACGTCCACGGGAAAGGTTTATACACCCAGCGTGGATATTTTTGAAGACGACCAAGCACTCATCATCGTCGCCGACATGCCAGGCGTCCAAACAGATGATGTCAATATTGATCTCAGAGACGATGTCTTGACCTTGACGGGCATACCTTCAGTGTCGGTTTCTGAACAAGAACGGTACCTCATTCAAGAGTTCGAGACAGGCAAGTACTTTCGCCAATTTACGCTATCCGAAGTCATTGACCAGACCAACATTCAGGCAAAGCTGAACAATGGCGTATTACGTGTAACTCTGCCAAAAGTCGGACCGGCCAAACCTCACAAGGTAAAAATTACGGAAGGATAA
- a CDS encoding PDZ domain-containing protein, which yields MPIKILLISITLCLLGLPQAFADMGPSPHPSADPHEGYGQADLPQGIIGVALHISAHKVGDSATLYVRAVHPEGPAAKAGIAHGDEILLVDDEPLTGKTYQEIVAMIRGDIGQSVQLKIKGERGVREVSILRVSEDMLTGKKKT from the coding sequence ATGCCTATCAAAATTCTTCTCATCAGCATCACTCTCTGTCTTTTAGGATTACCGCAAGCCTTCGCGGATATGGGGCCGTCTCCTCATCCCTCTGCAGATCCACACGAAGGGTACGGACAAGCGGACCTGCCACAGGGCATTATCGGAGTGGCCCTGCATATCTCGGCCCACAAGGTCGGCGACTCCGCCACACTCTACGTCAGAGCCGTACACCCCGAAGGCCCCGCAGCGAAGGCTGGCATTGCTCACGGAGATGAGATTCTGCTGGTCGATGATGAGCCACTAACAGGGAAGACTTATCAAGAAATTGTTGCGATGATCCGCGGCGACATAGGGCAATCCGTCCAGCTCAAGATCAAAGGAGAACGAGGGGTGCGTGAGGTCTCCATTCTAAGAGTTTCCGAAGATATGTTGACGGGAAAAAAGAAGACGTAA